A genomic region of Candidatus Paceibacterota bacterium contains the following coding sequences:
- the rpoN gene encoding RNA polymerase factor sigma-54 encodes MPQGLHLSQRLTQSLVLAPQLQQSLALLQAPTLELKALVEQELQQNPVLEETPAAEAEQQEKDGRDAEQAAATVDPSEPPADLNFDPATEKGTAEPVDDFQAEFDRLVQLDQEWRDHFAQTNLPMRASAEDEEKRQFMFDSLVAGTSLQEMLLEQMRESALPPDQWPTAEMLIGNIDEHGYLKTTVEELAASTGLAADQIVGVLKVIQSFEPPGVGARDLRECLLLQLERAEQQSTLEYRIVNEFMEALGKRRIPEISRGTAASVDEVQEALERIARLEPRPGRAYSADTDQYILPEVFVRKSGDDYVVTTNNEHIPHLRISNTYKDLMAHGGNSAEVRNYIREKIRAGKFLIKSLQQRQQTILNIAREIVNRQRDFMAKGVAALKPLTMVQVAQVVGVHETTVSRAVSSKYMETPQGIFEMKYFFTAGIQTATGDGMSNTSVKDMIADIFKAEDSNKPLSDQEVVRMLKEKGIVIARRTVAKYRTELNILPSNLRKVY; translated from the coding sequence ATGCCTCAAGGCCTACATTTGTCGCAGCGCTTGACGCAGTCGCTGGTGCTGGCACCGCAACTGCAACAGTCGCTCGCTCTCTTGCAGGCGCCGACGCTGGAGCTCAAAGCGCTGGTGGAGCAGGAATTGCAGCAGAATCCGGTGTTGGAGGAGACGCCCGCGGCGGAGGCGGAGCAGCAGGAGAAGGATGGCCGGGACGCGGAACAGGCGGCGGCCACGGTTGACCCCAGCGAACCGCCGGCGGATTTGAATTTCGACCCCGCCACGGAGAAGGGCACCGCCGAACCGGTGGATGATTTTCAGGCGGAGTTTGACCGCCTGGTGCAACTCGACCAGGAATGGCGCGACCATTTTGCCCAAACGAACCTGCCGATGCGGGCCTCCGCGGAGGACGAGGAGAAGCGGCAGTTCATGTTCGACTCGCTGGTGGCGGGCACGTCGCTGCAGGAGATGCTGCTCGAACAGATGCGCGAATCGGCGTTGCCTCCGGACCAGTGGCCGACGGCGGAGATGTTGATCGGCAATATTGACGAGCATGGCTACCTGAAGACCACTGTCGAGGAGCTGGCAGCTTCCACCGGGCTGGCGGCCGACCAGATTGTCGGCGTGCTGAAGGTGATTCAGAGCTTCGAGCCGCCGGGCGTTGGCGCGCGGGATTTGCGGGAATGCCTGCTGCTCCAGTTGGAACGCGCGGAGCAGCAAAGCACGCTGGAATACCGGATCGTCAACGAGTTCATGGAGGCGCTGGGCAAGCGGCGCATTCCCGAGATTTCCCGCGGGACGGCGGCGTCCGTGGATGAAGTGCAGGAGGCGCTGGAGCGCATCGCCCGGCTGGAGCCGCGGCCCGGCCGCGCTTATTCGGCGGACACCGACCAATACATCCTGCCGGAGGTCTTCGTGCGCAAGTCCGGGGATGACTACGTGGTCACGACCAACAACGAGCATATCCCGCATTTGCGCATCAGCAACACCTACAAGGACCTGATGGCCCATGGGGGAAACTCGGCCGAGGTGCGCAATTATATCCGCGAGAAGATTCGCGCCGGGAAATTCCTGATCAAGAGCCTGCAGCAGCGGCAGCAGACGATCCTGAACATCGCCCGAGAGATTGTGAATCGCCAGCGCGACTTCATGGCCAAAGGCGTCGCGGCGCTTAAGCCGCTGACCATGGTGCAAGTGGCACAGGTCGTGGGGGTCCATGAAACCACCGTCAGCCGCGCGGTCTCGAGCAAGTACATGGAGACCCCGCAGGGGATCTTCGAGATGAAGTATTTCTTCACCGCCGGCATCCAGACGGCCACCGGCGACGGCATGTCCAACACCAGCGTCAAGGACATGATCGCGGATATTTTCAAGGCGGAGGATTCCAATAAGCCTCTCTCGGACCAGGAAGTGGTGCGGATGCTCAAGGAGAAGGGCATCGTGATCGCCCGCCGCACCGTGGCCAAGTATCGCACGGAGCTGAACATCCTGCCGTCCAACCTGCGGAAAGTTTACTGA
- a CDS encoding rhodanese-like domain-containing protein codes for MNAHSVRILDTVIILIALGGLGLAPLRAAEPWSAKELKDPAALAANLADAKAPQPVILNIGSVEQIKGAVAIGPTGVQEKFDKLKQHLANLPRDKEVIIYCGCCPFRRCPNIRPAFSLLKRMKFTKARLLNLPTSLKDDWIIKGYPME; via the coding sequence ATGAATGCTCATTCCGTCCGCATCCTGGACACGGTGATAATCCTGATTGCTCTTGGGGGCCTCGGCCTGGCTCCGCTTCGGGCCGCTGAGCCGTGGTCGGCGAAGGAGTTAAAAGACCCGGCAGCTTTGGCGGCAAATTTGGCGGACGCGAAGGCTCCCCAGCCGGTGATCCTGAACATTGGCTCGGTCGAGCAGATCAAAGGCGCGGTTGCCATCGGCCCGACGGGCGTCCAGGAGAAATTCGACAAGCTCAAGCAGCACCTGGCCAATCTGCCAAGGGACAAGGAGGTCATCATCTATTGCGGATGCTGTCCGTTTCGCCGGTGTCCGAATATCCGGCCCGCGTTCTCGCTTCTCAAAAGGATGAAGTTCACAAAGGCGAGACTGCTCAACCTCCCGACGAGTCTGAAGGACGACTGGATCATTAAGGGCTACCCGATGGAGTAA
- a CDS encoding M20/M25/M40 family metallo-hydrolase — translation MTKTEKLLRELIALPSVNPAFVPERDRHAGEQRVAEFVAATAARAGLDVELRTVLPGRSNVLVRLSPRGKARRRVVLAPHLDTVVATDEQFVPVRRDGRLFGRGACDTKGSVAAMLVALCELAQGRQRPAEMEVVFAGLIDEEHRQAGSRALVASGLRADLAIVGEPTRLQAVTAHKGTLWMTLETRGRSAHGSSPELGRNAVHAMARVVDLLETVYAAQLRRRQHRLLGCATVSVGAICGGHQANIVPDRCSVLLDRRTLPGETEARVRREINSLLRRKRLAVAYVHDQLPECLPLETNARLPLVARFLRSLGQRKPVGVRYFCDASVLAHGGIPSVVFGPGDIAQAHTAAEWISLAALERAKAMLLRFLQSFA, via the coding sequence ATGACGAAAACTGAGAAGCTGTTGCGCGAGCTGATTGCGCTGCCTAGCGTGAACCCGGCATTCGTGCCGGAGCGGGATCGCCACGCCGGCGAGCAGCGGGTGGCTGAGTTCGTGGCCGCTACAGCGGCGCGCGCGGGGCTGGACGTCGAGCTCAGGACGGTTTTGCCGGGTCGTTCCAACGTCCTTGTCCGCCTCTCGCCCCGGGGCAAAGCGCGGCGGCGCGTCGTGCTGGCACCGCACCTGGATACCGTCGTTGCGACCGATGAGCAGTTTGTGCCAGTCAGGCGCGACGGCCGCCTGTTTGGCCGCGGCGCCTGCGACACCAAAGGTTCAGTGGCGGCGATGCTGGTGGCGTTGTGCGAATTGGCGCAGGGACGCCAGCGGCCAGCGGAGATGGAGGTTGTCTTTGCGGGGCTGATTGACGAGGAGCACCGCCAGGCTGGGTCACGCGCCCTGGTGGCAAGCGGCTTGCGGGCGGATCTGGCGATCGTCGGCGAGCCTACTCGTTTGCAGGCGGTAACGGCGCACAAGGGCACCTTGTGGATGACGCTTGAGACCCGGGGCAGGTCGGCGCATGGTTCGTCGCCCGAACTGGGGCGCAATGCTGTCCACGCGATGGCGCGGGTGGTGGATCTGCTGGAAACGGTATACGCCGCGCAGTTGCGCCGGCGGCAACATCGGCTGCTGGGCTGCGCGACGGTGAGCGTAGGGGCTATTTGCGGGGGTCACCAGGCCAACATCGTGCCCGATCGGTGCAGCGTTTTGCTGGATCGCCGCACTCTGCCCGGTGAAACGGAGGCGCGAGTCCGGCGCGAGATCAACAGCTTGCTGCGGCGGAAGCGCCTGGCGGTAGCCTACGTGCACGACCAATTGCCCGAGTGTCTGCCGCTGGAGACCAACGCGCGGCTGCCGCTGGTGGCGCGCTTCCTGCGCAGCTTGGGCCAGCGCAAACCGGTTGGTGTGCGTTACTTCTGTGACGCGTCGGTGCTGGCCCACGGGGGTATCCCCAGCGTGGTGTTCGGGCCGGGCGACATCGCCCAGGCGCATACCGCGGCGGAGTGGATTTCGCTGGCAGCGCTGGAGCGCGCCAAGGCCATGCTGCTGCGTTTTCTGCAATCGTTTGCGTGA